A single genomic interval of Streptomyces sp. 1222.5 harbors:
- a CDS encoding BTAD domain-containing putative transcriptional regulator has translation MRYRILGPTQATDDQGTPLPVGGRRLRTLLAALALRAGRTTTPETLIDEIWADDPPQDAPAALQALVGRLRRTLGRRAIASTPGGYRLEATAEDVDLHVFERLAHTGTKALADGDPATAHRTLTRALALWHGPALADLPDRTTATRPEALRLEATRARAAAALDLGRAQDAVPELRELTTAHPYDEPLHALLIRALRDTGRPADALTAYESARRTLADALGTDPGPELKALHASLLDQPDPRADHRPPKPAAAPAPAQPPERTGNLRPRLTSFVGREPELTAIRSDLHRARLVTLTGPGGSGKTRLAEEAAAGLSQAWLVELAPLDHPEAVPGAVVSALGLRETVLLANDLATGPADPTAQLIEYCAPRSRLLILDNCEHVIGAAAALAETLLTHCPGLTILATSREPLGVPGESVRPVEPLVPEQAHRLFTERAQAVRPDADAVLADTDAVGEICRRLDGLPLAIELAAARLRLLTPRQIADRLDDRFRLLTTGSRTVLPRQQTLRAVVDWSWELLDERERTVLREVSVFAGGWDLAAAEAVCTGPAPDLIGALVDKSLVVAAPHGPADDGPATGMRYRMLETIHEYATERAAEVPGLRAAAERRHRAWVRALVREAEPLLRSAEQLPWISRLETELDNIRAALDRAARAGDEAEAGAIALSMGWFWWLRNYRQEAVARVRGVLRLGVALDGAPAAASGSELTARAESADPVGAFLAAPEGESGHPLRELRMDLRMLDLFLTSESSAENLATDERAAEYIARVRAAYEHGGPQAARLPGIVWPLTSYYLGGPADVGPDMTASVANCRRHGGDWEIGVALMYRAHVAVDSPGNLRGVDEDLAELRVLSRRVGDRWMRAQVCSAAGEAAMARGRFDEAGTEYEEALRLAYEVGAYAESPFLMARLAEIAYRSGDRDTALATLEEAGAAADRYAVPESRAFALLMRAHIALHDGLPGQARELYEATLAVTCGGTPPPQFVAALRTVDALVTAAESGPEHGLPVVADALREAVAQRCAESITAGLVDIGAGLLARLGDLPGALRLFAAADHWRDGRPRPEPERGEAARVHAGARAALTAGRFAAECARGATMDVTDVLRELDGKATAVAPDQG, from the coding sequence GTGCGGTACAGAATCCTCGGCCCGACCCAGGCGACCGACGACCAGGGCACCCCCCTGCCCGTCGGCGGCCGACGCCTCCGCACGCTCCTCGCGGCCCTCGCCCTCCGCGCCGGCCGCACCACCACCCCCGAAACCCTCATCGACGAGATCTGGGCGGACGACCCGCCCCAGGACGCCCCCGCCGCCCTCCAGGCCCTGGTCGGCCGCCTCCGACGCACCCTCGGCCGGCGGGCGATCGCCTCCACCCCCGGCGGCTACCGGCTGGAGGCGACCGCGGAGGACGTGGACCTGCACGTCTTCGAACGGCTCGCCCACACCGGCACCAAGGCCCTCGCCGACGGCGACCCCGCCACCGCGCACCGCACCCTCACCCGTGCCCTCGCGCTCTGGCACGGCCCCGCCCTCGCCGACCTCCCCGACCGCACCACCGCCACCCGCCCGGAGGCCCTGCGCCTGGAGGCGACCCGCGCCCGCGCCGCCGCTGCCCTCGACCTCGGCCGCGCCCAGGACGCCGTACCGGAACTGCGGGAACTGACCACGGCGCACCCGTACGACGAACCGCTGCACGCCCTCCTCATCCGGGCCCTGCGCGACACGGGCCGCCCGGCCGACGCCCTCACGGCCTACGAGTCCGCCCGCCGCACCCTCGCCGACGCCCTCGGCACCGATCCCGGCCCCGAACTCAAAGCGCTGCACGCCTCGCTGCTGGACCAGCCGGATCCGCGAGCGGACCACCGCCCGCCGAAGCCGGCCGCGGCGCCCGCGCCCGCCCAGCCCCCGGAGCGCACCGGCAACCTCCGCCCCCGTCTGACCTCCTTCGTCGGCCGGGAACCTGAACTGACGGCCATTCGTTCCGACTTGCACAGGGCCCGCCTGGTCACGCTCACCGGACCGGGCGGCTCGGGAAAGACCCGCCTCGCCGAGGAGGCCGCCGCGGGGCTCTCCCAGGCATGGCTGGTCGAGCTGGCTCCGCTCGACCACCCCGAGGCGGTGCCCGGCGCGGTGGTCAGCGCCCTCGGTCTGCGCGAGACCGTGCTGCTCGCCAACGACCTGGCGACCGGACCGGCCGACCCCACGGCCCAGCTGATCGAGTACTGCGCCCCGCGCAGCCGACTCCTGATCCTCGACAACTGCGAGCACGTCATCGGCGCGGCCGCCGCCCTCGCAGAGACCCTCCTCACCCACTGCCCGGGGCTCACGATCCTCGCCACCAGCCGCGAACCCCTGGGGGTCCCCGGCGAGTCGGTGCGCCCGGTCGAACCCCTCGTCCCGGAGCAGGCACACCGCCTGTTCACCGAGCGCGCGCAGGCCGTCCGTCCCGACGCCGACGCGGTGCTCGCCGACACCGACGCCGTGGGAGAGATCTGCCGCCGTCTCGACGGGCTGCCGCTCGCCATCGAGCTGGCCGCCGCCCGGCTCAGGCTGCTGACCCCGCGGCAGATCGCCGACCGGCTCGACGACCGCTTCCGCCTGCTCACCACCGGAAGCCGCACGGTCCTGCCCCGCCAGCAGACCCTGCGCGCCGTCGTCGACTGGTCCTGGGAGCTGCTGGACGAGCGGGAGCGCACGGTGCTGCGCGAGGTCTCGGTGTTCGCCGGCGGCTGGGACCTCGCCGCCGCCGAGGCGGTGTGCACCGGCCCGGCGCCGGACCTGATCGGCGCGCTCGTGGACAAGTCCCTGGTCGTGGCCGCCCCGCACGGCCCGGCCGACGACGGCCCGGCGACCGGTATGCGCTACCGCATGCTGGAGACCATCCACGAGTACGCCACCGAGCGCGCGGCCGAGGTCCCCGGTCTGCGGGCCGCGGCCGAGCGCCGGCATCGCGCGTGGGTGCGGGCGCTGGTGCGGGAGGCCGAGCCCCTGCTGCGGTCCGCCGAGCAGCTGCCGTGGATCTCCCGCCTGGAGACCGAACTCGACAACATCCGGGCGGCCCTGGACCGCGCCGCGCGGGCCGGCGACGAGGCGGAGGCCGGCGCGATCGCCCTGTCCATGGGCTGGTTCTGGTGGCTGCGCAACTACCGTCAGGAGGCCGTCGCCCGGGTCCGGGGCGTGCTCCGCCTCGGGGTGGCCCTGGACGGCGCGCCCGCGGCGGCGTCCGGGAGCGAGCTGACGGCACGGGCGGAGTCCGCCGACCCGGTCGGCGCCTTCCTCGCCGCCCCCGAGGGCGAGTCCGGGCATCCCCTGCGGGAGCTGCGCATGGACCTGCGCATGCTCGACCTGTTCCTGACGTCGGAGTCGAGCGCGGAGAACCTCGCGACCGACGAGCGGGCCGCGGAGTACATCGCGCGCGTACGGGCCGCCTACGAGCACGGCGGTCCGCAGGCCGCCCGGCTTCCGGGCATCGTCTGGCCGCTGACCTCCTACTACCTGGGCGGTCCGGCGGACGTGGGTCCCGACATGACCGCCTCCGTGGCCAACTGCCGCAGGCACGGCGGCGACTGGGAGATCGGGGTCGCTCTCATGTACCGCGCCCACGTGGCCGTCGATTCCCCGGGCAACCTGCGCGGCGTCGACGAGGACCTGGCCGAGCTGCGGGTCCTCAGCCGGCGCGTCGGGGACCGCTGGATGCGGGCCCAGGTGTGCAGCGCGGCGGGCGAGGCGGCCATGGCGCGCGGCCGGTTCGACGAGGCCGGCACCGAGTACGAGGAGGCGCTGCGGCTCGCCTACGAGGTGGGCGCGTATGCCGAGTCGCCGTTCCTGATGGCGCGGCTCGCCGAGATCGCCTACCGCTCCGGCGACCGGGACACCGCGCTGGCCACCCTGGAGGAGGCCGGTGCGGCGGCCGACCGGTACGCGGTGCCGGAGTCCCGCGCCTTCGCGCTGCTGATGCGCGCCCACATCGCCTTGCACGACGGCCTGCCGGGCCAGGCCCGCGAACTGTACGAGGCGACCCTCGCAGTGACCTGCGGAGGCACTCCGCCACCGCAGTTCGTGGCCGCCCTGCGGACCGTCGACGCGCTCGTCACGGCCGCCGAGTCGGGCCCGGAACACGGACTGCCGGTCGTCGCCGACGCGCTGCGCGAGGCCGTGGCCCAGCGCTGCGCCGAGTCGATCACCGCGGGCCTGGTGGACATCGGTGCCGGTCTGCTGGCCCGGCTCGGTGATCTACCGGGCGCGCTCCGGCTGTTCGCGGCCGCCGACCACTGGCGCGACGGCCGTCCGCGTCCCGAGCCCGAGCGCGGGGAGGCCGCCCGGGTGCACGCCGGTGCGCGCGCGGCCCTGACCGCCGGGCGTTTCGCCGCCGAGTGCGCCCGCGGCGCGACCATGGACGTCACGGACGTGCTGCGCGAGCTGGACGGGAAGGCGACCGCGGTCGCCCCGGACCAGGGGTGA
- a CDS encoding sigma-70 family RNA polymerase sigma factor, with the protein MSVDGWDGSRGDGDAETAGLTSPQVPSQGGRAATSGVPDDRSVPADESVPAQRGESVLPPPREAPPADGELIARMRGGDDSAYEELYRRHADAVRRYARTCCRDGHTADDLTAEVFARMLQAVRAGSGPEHAVRAYLLTCVRRVAAHWTRSARREQLVDDFALFAQQAAQVPELPDGTASLGSLGADVRAMHDAEQSLAMRAFRSLPERWQAVLWHTEVEDESPSEVAVLFGLDANGTRVLASRAREGLRQAYLQAHVSTTLTDDEECARYADQLGTYARRKLRIRAERGLRKHLEECARCRLAAAQIEEVASGIPGVVPVAVIGWFGAAGYAKALGIVAGGAGVGAAAAAGSSGGAGGAGAGAVASEGLGAPVKAGIAAGVVAVAAAAVALALVNDGRPAKEVAEPSPPPPVIGSGAPAPTPTHAPKPPRRNPAPVPAVLVPAPTPTPTPTHARAHKPAPRPAPPRTPTPAPPATPTPSPTPTPPPTPAPPPAPVVYELSDLRYDVLGDGSRPEIVLRGSSWVWQRHGMRIGGERYARGATVHGRSSVTVALNRRCTAYDALAGVDDMTLGLGKVSFSVYADGVRLWRSGTVGGRDRAVPVHVDLTGRSTVRLVVEPHRDVFDKAALADWAESRFTCG; encoded by the coding sequence ATGAGCGTTGACGGGTGGGACGGGTCCCGCGGTGACGGTGACGCGGAGACGGCCGGGCTGACCTCCCCCCAGGTGCCGAGTCAGGGCGGCCGTGCCGCGACCTCCGGCGTGCCGGACGACAGGAGCGTGCCGGCCGACGAGAGCGTTCCGGCCCAGCGTGGGGAGAGCGTCCTGCCGCCGCCCCGGGAGGCACCGCCCGCCGACGGTGAGCTGATCGCGCGGATGCGCGGCGGTGACGACTCGGCGTACGAGGAGCTGTACCGCCGGCACGCGGACGCCGTGCGCCGGTACGCGCGGACCTGCTGCCGGGACGGGCACACCGCCGACGACCTCACGGCCGAGGTGTTCGCCCGGATGCTGCAGGCCGTGCGGGCCGGGTCGGGACCCGAACACGCCGTCCGCGCCTATCTGCTGACCTGCGTACGACGGGTCGCCGCGCACTGGACCAGGTCCGCACGGCGCGAGCAACTCGTCGACGACTTCGCCCTCTTCGCCCAGCAGGCCGCCCAGGTCCCCGAGCTGCCGGACGGCACGGCGTCCCTCGGTTCCCTCGGCGCCGACGTCCGCGCGATGCACGACGCCGAGCAGTCCCTGGCGATGCGGGCCTTCCGCTCGCTGCCCGAGCGCTGGCAGGCCGTGCTGTGGCACACGGAGGTCGAGGACGAGTCGCCGAGCGAGGTGGCCGTCCTGTTCGGGCTCGACGCCAACGGCACCCGGGTGCTGGCCAGCCGTGCCCGGGAGGGCCTGAGGCAGGCCTATCTCCAGGCCCACGTCAGCACCACCCTCACCGACGACGAGGAGTGCGCCCGCTACGCCGACCAGCTCGGCACGTACGCCCGCCGGAAGCTGCGCATCCGCGCCGAGCGGGGCCTGCGCAAGCACCTGGAGGAGTGTGCCCGGTGCCGGCTGGCGGCCGCGCAGATCGAGGAGGTCGCGAGCGGTATCCCCGGTGTCGTCCCGGTCGCGGTCATCGGCTGGTTCGGTGCCGCCGGGTACGCCAAGGCCCTGGGGATCGTGGCCGGCGGCGCGGGCGTCGGAGCCGCGGCGGCCGCCGGGTCGTCCGGTGGAGCGGGCGGCGCGGGCGCCGGGGCGGTGGCTTCCGAGGGCCTCGGTGCGCCGGTGAAGGCGGGCATCGCGGCGGGTGTGGTCGCGGTGGCCGCCGCGGCGGTGGCGCTGGCCCTGGTGAACGACGGCCGTCCGGCGAAGGAGGTGGCCGAGCCGTCGCCGCCCCCGCCCGTGATCGGGTCCGGGGCGCCGGCGCCCACGCCCACCCACGCGCCGAAGCCCCCGAGGAGGAATCCGGCACCGGTGCCGGCGGTGCTCGTCCCCGCGCCGACACCGACCCCGACGCCCACCCACGCGAGGGCGCACAAGCCGGCGCCGCGGCCTGCTCCCCCGCGGACGCCGACGCCGGCACCGCCCGCGACACCCACGCCGAGCCCGACCCCCACGCCGCCCCCGACACCCGCTCCCCCGCCGGCGCCCGTCGTCTACGAATTGAGCGATCTGCGCTACGACGTCCTCGGGGACGGCAGCCGGCCGGAGATCGTGCTGCGCGGGAGCAGCTGGGTGTGGCAGCGCCACGGCATGCGGATCGGCGGCGAGCGGTACGCGCGCGGAGCGACCGTCCACGGCCGGTCCTCCGTCACCGTCGCCCTCAACCGCCGGTGCACCGCCTACGACGCGCTGGCCGGTGTGGACGACATGACGCTCGGTCTCGGCAAGGTGTCCTTCTCGGTGTACGCCGACGGGGTCCGGCTGTGGCGGTCGGGCACGGTCGGGGGCCGCGACCGGGCCGTCCCGGTCCATGTGGACCTGACCGGGCGCAGCACCGTCCGGCTCGTCGTGGAGCCGCACCGCGACGTCTTCGACAAGGCCGCGCTGGCGGACTGGGCGGAGTCCCGGTTCACCTGCGGGTAG